A genomic segment from Eremothecium gossypii ATCC 10895 chromosome III, complete sequence encodes:
- the CDC5 gene encoding polo kinase CDC5 (Syntenic homolog of Saccharomyces cerevisiae YMR001C (CDC5)) — protein sequence MSAPLQIVNEKQLNTRSNANVHTPVKQHHAKRADLERGHHDNNRQPPQKKKKEKLSALCKTPPSLIKTKGRDYHRGMFLGEGGFARCFQMKDDSGKVFAAKTVAKISIKSEKTRKKLLSEIQIHKSMKHPNIVQFTDCFEDDTNVYILLEICPNGSLMDLLKQRKQLTEPEVRFFTTQIVGAIKYMHSRRIIHRDLKLGNIFFDKHFNLKIGDFGLAAVLANDRERKYTICGTPNYIAPEVLTGKHTGHSFEVDIWSIGVMIYALLIGKPPFQAKEVNTIYERIKVCDFSFPKDKPISSEAKVLIKDILSLDPLERPSLAEIMEYVWFRNVFPARINGDILNFVPEFHDLDLQESLINFKNCMAKCGLMNPSAAAAAVAAKEYDQRLPSYSKNSNNNNNQINQNNEQLSEAKKSVLPQSLSPGGTRYKYKEIVDVETQRKLNDLAREARIRRAQQSMLKQSLVASSTNFIKSEISLRILASECHMTLNGLLEAEAQKRMGGLPRSRLPEIQHPIVVTKWVDYSNKHGFAYQLSTDDIGVLFNNGTTVLNLADAEEFWYISYDDREGWVANHYSLAEKPKELNRHLEVVDFFSNYMNSNLSRISTFVRESYHKDDVFLRRFTRYKQFVMFELSDGTFQFNFKDHHKFAISQSGKLTTYISPDRQSFTFPTVEILKAEKIPGHPELGFMEKFAMIKEGLKQKSAIVSVAQQ from the coding sequence ATGTCAGCGCCGCTTCAGATAGTCAATGAAAAGCAGTTGAATACACGTTCGAATGCCAACGTTCATACCCCCGTGAAACAGCATCATGCAAAGCGTGCCGATCTGGAGAGAGGTCATCATGACAATAAccgccagccgccgcagaagaagaagaaggaaAAGCTTTCTGCGCTCTGCAAAACGCCACCGTCTTTGATCAAGACGAAAGGGCGCGACTATCACAGAGGGATGTTTCTAGGGGAAGGCGGGTTTGCGCGCTGCTTCCAGATGAAGGACGACAGCGGAAAGGTCTTTGCGGCGAAGACGGTGGCCAAGATCTCGATCAAATCGGAGAAGACCAGGAAGAAATTGCTTTCAGAGATCCAGATCCACAAGTCGATGAAGCATCCAAACATTGTGCAGTTTACAGACTGCTTTGAAGACGATACTAATGTATACATACTTTTGGAGATCTGCCCGAATGGGTCCTTGATGGACCTCCTAAAACAGCGTAAGCAACTTACAGAACCGGAAGTCAGGTTCTTCACCACCCAGATAGTGGGCGCCATCAAATACATGCACAGCAGGCGCATTATTCACAGGGACCTAAAGTTGGGCAACATATTCTTCGACAAGCATTTTAATTTGAAAATAGGCGATTTCGGCTTGGCAGCAGTACTTGCCAACGACCGGGAGCGCAAGTACACTATTTGCGGTACGCCCAACTACATTGCCCCGGAAGTCCTCACGGGCAAGCACACGGGGCACTCTTTCGAGGTGGACATATGGTCTATTGGTGTTATGATCTACGCGTTATTGATAGGCAAGCCACCCTTTCAGGCCAAAGAAGTCAACACAATATATGAACGGATAAAAGTTTGTGACTTCAGTTTCCCCAAGGACAAGCCGATCTCTTCTGAAGCTAAAGTTTTGATTAAGGACATCTTATCGTTAGATCCCTTGGAAAGGCCGTCGTTGGCAGAGATAATGGAATATGTGTGGTTCAGGAATGTGTTCCCAGCAAGGATAAATGGTGATATATTGAACTTTGTACCTGAATTTCATGATTTGGACCTACAGGAATCACTAATCAACTTCAAAAACTGTATGGCGAAGTGCGGTCTAATGAACCCgtcagcggcagcggcagcggtTGCTGCCAAAGAATACGACCAGCGCCTGCCTTCATACAGCAAAAATAGTAATAATAATAACAACCAGATTAATCAAAATAATGAACAGTTGAGCGAGGCAAAGAAGTCTGTCTTGCCGCAATCCCTATCGCCAGGTGGTACTAGATACAAGTACAAGGAAATTGTTGATGTGGAAACACAACGAAAACTGAATGATCTGGCGCGTGAAGCACGTATTAGAAGAGCACAGCAGTCGATGCTCAAACAGTCGCTAGTGGCTAGCTCCACAAATTTCATCAAATCTGAGATTTCGCTGCGAATATTAGCCAGCGAGTGTCATATGACTCTAAACGGCTTACTGGAGGCTGAAGCACAGAAGCGGATGGGTGGCTTGCCCAGGTCAAGGCTCCCTGAGATTCAGCACCCTATAGTCGTGACAAAATGGGTCGATTACTCTAACAAGCATGGATTCGCTTACCAATTATCTACAGATGATATTGGTGTCCTTTTCAACAATGGCACCACTGTTCTAAACTTGGCTGACGCCGAAGAGTTTTGGTACATTAGCTACGACGACAGGGAGGGATGGGTGGCGAATCACTACAGTCTCGCAGAAAAGCCCAAAGAGTTGAACAGACATTTGGAGGTTGTAGATTTCTTCTCCAATTATATGAACTCTAACTTGAGCAGAATCTCCACTTTTGTGCGTGAATCGTACCACAAGGACGATGTATTTCTACGAAGATTCACGCGCTACAAACAGTTCGTCATGTTCGAGTTGAGCGACGGAACGTTCCAATTCAACTTCAAAGACCATCATAAGTTCGCCATCTCGCAGAGCGGCAAACTTACCACTTACATCTCCCCCGATCGCCAGAGCTTCACGTTCCCTACCGTCGAGATTCTCAAGGCTGAGAAGATCCCTGGGCACCCGGAACTCGGGTTCATGGAGAAGTTCGCCATGATAAAGGAAGGCCTCAAGCAAAAGTCGGCCATTGTCTCAGTAGCACAGCAGTAG
- the RPB11 gene encoding DNA-directed RNA polymerase II core subunit RPB11 (Syntenic homolog of Saccharomyces cerevisiae YOL005C (RPB11)) has protein sequence MNAPDRFELFLLPEGESKLKIEPDTKAANAVIITFEKEDHTLGNIIRAELLEDERVLFAAYKVEHPLFARFRMRIQTAEGYDPKEALKNACNSIINKLATLKSNFETEWNLQTLASEDQFRL, from the coding sequence ATGAACGCCCCAGACCGTTTTGAGCTCTTCCTACTGCCCGAGGGCGAGTCCAAGCTTAAGATCGAGCCAGATACGAAGGCCGCAAATGCTGTGATCATCACATTTGAGAAGGAGGACCACACGCTAGGCAACATCATCCGGGCagagctgctggaggatGAGCGCGTGCTCTTCGCCGCATACAAAGTGGAGCACCCGCTGTTTGCCCGTTTCCGCATGCGCATACAGACAGCAGAGGGCTACGATCCCAAGGAGGCGCTGAAAAATGCTTGCAACAGCATCATCAACAAGCTGGCGACGCTGAAGTCCAATTTTGAGACGGAATGGAATCTGCAGACGTTGGCGTCTGAGGACCAGTTCCGGCTGTAA
- the SIN3 gene encoding transcriptional regulator SIN3 (Syntenic homolog of Saccharomyces cerevisiae YOL004W (SIN3)) codes for MSQSWSQHHQVDHAGSGRPVGQAGPGPAGGTPQMGGGAGLLPGRRGSEGLKTHYTLPSISAAGLPGAGEPHGGSRLPPMQNALGVGGGGPGSIANGFAVGRLEGAVPVSGTGGPGSPGPQVPAQDGSAYRPLNVKDALSYLEQVKFQFSSRPDVYNHFLDIMKDFKSQAIDTPGVIERVSTLFHGYPALIQGFNTFLPHGYNIECPSDPNDPIKVTTPFGTIGEIPITGAGGNHAHGANTEPRLQSTQNVPTVYRSAEGSPAAIATPATTQEQYGTGPKKAGDVEFSHAISYVNKIKTRFAEQPDIYKHFLEILQTYQREQKPINEVYAQVTVLFQNAPDLLDDFKKFLPDSSAPQLQSHQQINGAMVAPGFGHAQSGLQQALPGTQPLMHQQNLPPLGNFSTPGDHHPMSLPSVQGPNVGLSQGQSGHIVTQGVSNQHIPVSDLRGAPDASFRASEYNQVQDVQYMEPTVRPEIDLDPSLVPVIPEPIKPLEDELNLVEEATFFDKAKKFIGNKQIYTEFLKILNLYSQDLLEKEKLVEDVSHYLSGSPELFDWFKSFVGYQERPKHIENVIHEKHRLDLDLCEACGPSYKRLPKADTFMPCSGRDEMCWEVLNDEWVGHPVWASEDSGFIAHRKNQYEDTLFKIEEERHEYDFYIEANLRTIQTLETIANKIANMTPEEKAAFKLPPGLGHTSVTIYKKVIRKVYDKDRGFEIIDALHEHPAITVPLVLKRLKQKDEEWRRAQREWNKVWRELEQKVFYKSLDHLGLTFKQADKKLLTAKQLISEISSIKVDQSNKRIHPLTPKAKSQLSYDFKEPEVFQDILSLVMVFLANNNTYSPSDNERLKDFFKGFISLFFSYPLHEIEEGLLKRSSQNGTISHGDDTRKSKEDPKTEKHSARKRVRDDTEHLLRDILYRNKQQKVNKGPQNDQSSEEFEKESDIEEKEIVRQEAKKPWLLGSIVDEADNHGHVSDRVTFNMFANTNIYVFFRHLTTMYERLVEVKKINGEVTKEISNRKVVQFAKDLNLISTQLTDMGLDFKGADAYEELLRLSRSLISGELEHQWFEESLRQAYKNKAFKLYTIDKVIQALVKHAHTILMDHKTVEIMLLFDNDRTSTSTSTKDQILYRLQVRSNMSNIENMFRIEYNTTTSHASIQFVAVEDLTLDEPKSLRDKWQYYLTSYSLSHPTEGISHDNLRTPFLEKIIERDEGYIDDGDERYSPEGVASSNMKVKIDPLTYSMEVEPGCHDIFSRKSVNKFPTRVDVKKKKSAELKLVLEGFLNGERGWKRGLTTKRTAEAERRLEYVKNNGTLDDYAEEISTDTKAALSTTTDTAGNVSTASFSSQTAANAAISASSPESALQSNNGNSEVTSPIANDI; via the coding sequence ATGTCGCAGAGTTGGAGCCAGCATCACCAGGTGGACCATGCCGGCAGTGGCAGGCCTGTGGGGCAGGCGGGACCAGGGCCGGCGGGCGGCACGCCGCAGatgggcggcggcgcggggcTGCTCCCTGGGCGGCGTGGGTCTGAGGGTCTGAAGACTCACTACACGCTACCGTCAATCTCGGCGGCGGGGCTGCCGGGGGCGGGAGAACCGCATGGTGGCAGTCGGCTGCCCCCGATGCAAAATGCGTTGGGggtgggcggcggcggcccTGGCAGCATAGCGAACGGGTTTGCAGTGGGGCGGTTAGAAGGCGCGGTGCCGGTTTCTGGCACGGGCGGCCCGGGCAGTCCGGGACCGCAGGTGCCCGCTCAAGATGGCTCCGCCTATCGGCCGTTGAATGTCAAGGACGCACTCTCGTATCTGGAGCAAGTCAAGTTCCAATTCAGCAGCCGCCCGGACGTGTACAACCACTTTCTGGACATCATGAAAGATTTCAAGTCCCAGGCCATTGATACTCCAGGGGTGATTGAGCGCGTTTCAACGCTGTTTCACGGCTACCCAGCCCTGATTCAGGGCTTTAACACGTTTCTGCCCCACGGTTACAACATTGAATGTCCGTCGGATCCCAATGACCCAATAAAGGTTACCACTCCGTTTGGAACAATTGGTGAGATCCCCATCACTGGTGCGGGCGGCAACCACGCGCATGGAGCCAACACCGAACCGCGTTTACAGTCGACGCAGAATGTCCCAACGGTCTACCGCTCAGCAGAAGGCTCACCAGCAGCCATTGCTACGCCTGCCACGACGCAGGAGCAGTATGGGACAGGCCCCAAGAAAGCGGGTGACGTGGAATTTTCACACGCCATAAGCTACGTGAATAAGATTAAGACGAGGTTTGCTGAGCAACCCGATATCTACAAGCATTTCCTGGAGATACTACAGACTTACCAAAGGGAGCAAAAGCCTATTAATGAGGTTTATGCGCAGGTTACGGTGTTGTTCCAAAACGCCCCAGATTTGTTAGATGACTTCAAGAAATTTTTACCGGATTCATCGGCTCCTCAACTTCAATCTCACCAGCAAATTAATGGTGCGATGGTGGCGCCTGGCTTTGGCCATGCTCAGTCCGGCCTTCAGCAGGCGCTGCCTGGGACGCAGCCGTTGATGCACCAGCAAAATCTCCCCCCACTGGGTAATTTTTCCACCCCTGGAGATCATCATCCTATGAGTCTACCATCTGTGCAGGGTCCAAATGTTGGATTATCTCAAGGTCAATCAGGCCATATTGTTACGCAAGGTGTATCTAACCAGCATATCCCCGTTTCGGATCTCCGTGGCGCCCCGGACGCATCTTTCCGGGCTTCGGAATATAACCAGGTGCAAGATGTACAATATATGGAGCCTACGGTAAGACCGGAGATAGATTTAGATCCTAGTCTGGTGCCTGTTATTCCAGAGCCCATTAAACCTTTAGAAGACGAATTGAACCTAGTCGAAGAAGCAACTTTCTTTGATAAGGCTAAGAAATTTATTGGAAACAAGCAGATTTACACCGAGTTCTTAAAGATCCTCAATTTGTATTCCCAAGATCTTTTAGAAAAGGAGAAGTTGGTTGAAGATGTTAGTCACTACCTATCGGGATCCCCTGAATTATTTGATTGGTTCAAATCCTTCGTAGGATACCAGGAGAGACCAAAACACATAGAAAATGTTATTCATGAGAAACATAGACTCGATTTGGACCTCTGTGAAGCATGTGGGCCAAGCTATAAACGGTTGCCCAAGGCAGATACCTTTATGCCCTGTTCGGGTAGAGACGAGATGTGCTGGGAAGTACTTAATGATGAGTGGGTGGGACATCCGGTCTGGGCCTCGGAAGACTCAGGTTTTATCGCCCACAGGAAGAACCAGTATGAAGACACTTTATTTAAGATTGAGGAAGAACGGCATGAGTACGACTTCTACATTGAAGCGAACTTGCGGACTATTCAGACGCTCGAGACTATTGCGAACAAGATAGCTAATATGACACCAGAAGAGAAGGCTGCATTCAAACTACCACCAGGTTTGGGCCACACATCGGTGACGATCTACAAAAAGGTGATACGCAAGGTCTATGACAAAGATAGGGGTTTTGAAATAATCGACGCTTTGCATGAGCATCCGGCCATCACTGTTCCGTTGGTTCTAAAAAGATTAAAGCAGAAAGATGAGGAATGGAGAAGAGCGCAACGCGAATGGAATAAGGTTTGGAGGGAATTGGAACAGAAAGTCTTCTATAAATCTTTGGATCATCTAGGATTGACTTTTAAACAAGCTGATAAAAAATTATTGACCGCAAAGCAGTTAATTTCTGAAATAAGCAGCATTAAAGTAGACCAAAGCAATAAGCGGATCCATCCACTCACTCCCAAAGCGAAAAGCCAACTGAGCTATGATTTTAAAGAGCCGGAAGTGTTTCAAGATATTTTATCTCTGGTAATGGTTTTCCTAGCCAACAACAACACGTATTCTCCATCTGACAATGAGCGGCTAAAAGATTTTTTCAAGGGATTTATTTCTCTTTTCTTTTCTTATCCTCTTCATGAAATAGAAGAGGGCCTCCTAAAAAGATCTTCGCAAAATGGAACAATTAGCCATGGAGATGATACGAGGAAATCTAAAGAAGACCCGAAAACCGAAAAGCATTCCGCCAGGAAGCGTGTTCGTGATGACACAGAGCATTTGCTAAGAGATATCCTGTACAGAAACAAACAACAGAAGGTGAATAAGGGTCCGCAAAATGACCAATCTTCTGAAGAATTTGAGAAGGAATCTGATATAGAAGAAAAGGAGATTGTGCGTCAAGAAGCCAAGAAGCCATGGCTTTTAGGCAGTATCGTTGATGAAGCTGACAATCATGGTCATGTTAGTGACCGTGTGACCTTCAATATGTTTGCTAACACAAATATTTACGTCTTCTTCCGTCACTTGACCACGATGTATGAAAGGTTAGTCGAAGTCAAGAAAATAAATGGGGAAGTAACCAAGGAAATATCAAACAGAAAGGTAGTGCAATTTGCAAAGGATCTCAACTTGATTTCTACGCAGCTAACAGACATGGGGTTGGATTTCAAGGGGGCCGACGCATACGAAGAACTTCTACGTTTGTCTAGAAGCCTAATTAGTGGTGAATTGGAACATCAATGGTTTGAGGAAAGCCTTCGTCAAGCTTACAAAAACAAGGCCTTTAAATTGTACACTATTGACAAAGTTATACAAGCCTTGGTTAAGCATGCCCATACAATACTTATGGATCACAAGACCGTAGAGATAATGTTATTGTTTGACAACGACAGGACTAGCACTTCAACCAGCACCAAAGACCAAATTCTCTATCGCTTACAAGTTCGCTCCAACATGTCAAATATTGAGAATATGTTTCGCATAGAGTATAATACAACAACTTCGCATGCTAGCATACAGTTTGTTGCCGTTGAAGATCTAACCCTGGATGAACCAAAATCCTTGAGGGACAAGTGGCAATACTACCTCACCTCCTACTCCTTGTCGCATCCTACTGAAGGTATCTCCCACGATAATTTAAGAACACCATTCCTCGAAAAAATTATTGAGAGGGATGAAGGGTATATTGACGATGGTGATGAGCGCTATTCGCCAGAAGGCGTTGCGTCTTCTAACATGAAGGTTAAGATTGATCCGCTAACATATTCAATGGAAGTTGAACCAGGTTGCCATGATATTTTTTCAAGAAAATCAGTCAATAAGTTTCCGACAAGGGTGGATgtcaagaagaagaagtcTGCAGAACTAAAGTTAGTATTAGAAGGATTTTTGAATGGTGAGCGCGGCTGGAAGAGAGGTCTAACTACAAAGCGGACAGCAGAGGCAGAAAGACGGCTAGAATACGTTAAAAATAATGGTACTTTAGATGACTATGCTGAAGAGATTAGTACGGACACAAAAGCTGCATTGTCGACAACTACGGATACAGCTGGGAATGTATCGACAGCCTCTTTTTCTTCACAAACTGCTGCCAATGCAGCTATCTCAGCTTCTTCCCCAGAATCTGCTTTGCAGTCTAATAATGGCAATTCTGAAGTCACTTCTCCCATCGCAAATGATATCTGA
- the PFA4 gene encoding palmitoyltransferase PFA4 (Syntenic homolog of Saccharomyces cerevisiae YOL003C (PFA4)) has product MAVLVKWPWLGVAIPCFLISFTGYFAHFFVLTNFLSFKELLWFQVSLSMIWISYWKAIYKNPGRPTKGFRPLRYEWQNYCTKCETYKPERTHHCKRCNQCVLVMDHHCPWTMNCVGYKNFPHFIRFLFWIIATTGILLHYFVKRIKFTWVNRYATANLVSKQELIFLTILTPLDAFILLTISLLFVRCVKNQIVNGRTQIEAWEMDRIENLFYHQRLLPQLLTNLKEIYPGSLEGQEKEVEEFLSSSTCSFDEVINFPYDINPWVNLLNCMGSPLNWLNPFGGPKADGMVFQKNEISDYDEATSIQDKLLALPWPPDDTRHGIAFPSVSHVEKDTQGGEQVVRRRHVPIAVPPRNEWYNDWGESLEHFGVDVEVE; this is encoded by the coding sequence ATGGCTGTGCTTGTAAAATGGCCCTGGTTAGGTGTCGCCATTCCCTGTTTTCTCATTAGTTTCACGGGATATTTCGCTCATTTCTTTGTTCTAACCAACTTTCTGAGCTTCAAAGAACTACTATGGTTCCAAGTTAGCCTCTCTATGATATGGATATCGTACTGGAAAGCTATATATAAAAATCCAGGGAGACCTACTAAAGGATTCCGACCTTTGAGATATGAATGGCAAAATTACTGTACCAAATGCGAAACCTATAAGCCAGAACGTACACACCATTGCAAAAGATGCAACCAGTGTGTATTAGTCATGGATCACCATTGCCCTTGGACGATGAATTGTGTGGGTTACAAAAACTTTCCCCATTTCATTCGATTTTTGTTCTGGATCATAGCAACAACTGGAATCTTATTACATTATTTCGTGAAGCGCATCAAATTTACCTGGGTAAACAGATATGCAACGGCAAACCTGGTTTCAAAGCAGGAATTGATATTTCTGACTATTTTAACTCCCCTTGATGCGTTTATTCTATTGACAATTTCTTTATTGTTTGTGAGATGTGTCAAAAACCAAATAGTAAACGGAAGGACCCAAATTGAAGCGTGGGAAATGGATAGAATCGAAAATTTATTCTATCATCAGCGCCTGCTTCCCCAACTCTTGACTAATTTAAAAGAGATTTATCCTGGATCATTAGAGGGACAGGAAAAGGAGGTAGAAGAATTTCTTTCAAGTTCAACATGCTCTTTTGATGAAGTTATCAATTTTCCGTATGATATAAATCCTTGGGTAAACTTGCTCAATTGTATGGGCTCACCACTTAATTGGCTCAATCCATTTGGTGGCCCCAAAGCAGATGGCATGGTTTTCCAGAAAAATGAGATCTCAGATTATGATGAAGCTACCTCTATACAGGACAAGTTGTTGGCGCTGCCTTGGCCTCCAGACGACACTAGACATGGGATAGCGTTTCCTTCAGTCTCACATGTTGAAAAAGACACACAAGGTGGAGAACAGGTTGTCCGAAGAAGACATGTACCTATCGCTGTCCCTCCTAGAAATGAATGGTATAACGATTGGGGAGAAAGCTTGGAGCACTTTGGTGTTGATGTTGAAGTCGAGTAA
- the IZH2 gene encoding PAQR-type receptor (Syntenic homolog of Saccharomyces cerevisiae YOL002C (IZH2)), which translates to MNDSDLKQRVKFVAPENDTASSYSTKETTFLQDGTVAAAITATRAIREVSSLCSWDDLPDWQKDNEHILSGYVRETNSYRKTFRSLFYLHNESVNIYSHLIPGICFLFIALFNKYVVADYSTTTWKDYLMIDIFLLGAVVCLTLSGVYHCMKSHSLEVSVFGNKLDYIGIVALISCSMISQMYYGFYDSTAMFSLFSTVTLSLALACAVVSLSPHFRSREWRKYRAAIFTAFGLSGLLPVITSCFYYGPIEAYSRIQLKWLSLEGVLYISGAVLYGVRFPERLAPGSFDIWGHSHQLFHVLVVIAALCHLRALLSCYKNVHTNALFVSL; encoded by the coding sequence ATGAATGACAGCGACTTAAAACAGCGGGTGAAGTTCGTCGCACCAGAAAACGATACTGCTTCCTCTTACAGCACCAAAGAGACCACATTTTTACAGGATGGAACCGTAGCTGCTGCAATAACAGCGACTAGAGCAATACGTGAGGTCAGCAGCCTTTGCTCTTGGGACGATCTTCCAGACTGGCAAAAAGATAACGAACATATCCTCAGCGGCTACGTCAGAGAAACCAATAGCTACCGGAAGACTTTTCGCAGTTTGTTTTATCTACACAATGAATCTGTGAACATATACTCGCATCTGATTCCTGGGATCTGCTTCCTATTCATTGCACTTTTCAACAAATATGTGGTAGCAGACTATAGCACCACTACTTGGAAGGACTACCTTATGATAGATATATTTCTACTGGGGGCGGTTGTTTGTTTAACGCTCAGCGGGGTGTATCATTGTATGAAGTCTCATTCATTGGAAGTCTCAGTGTTCGGAAACAAGCTTGACTACATTGGAATTGTTGCGCTAATATCTTGTTCGATGATTTCCCAAATGTATTATGGTTTCTATGACAGTACTGCAATGTTCTCTTTATTTTCTACTGTTACTCTGTCATTGGCGCTTGCGTGTGCGGTAGTATCATTAAGCCCTCATTTCAGATCTAGAGAGTGGAGAAAATATAGGGCAGCGATCTTCACTGCTTTTGGATTATCTGGACTCCTTCCTGTTATCACTTCATGCTTCTATTATGGGCCTATTGAGGCGTATAGTCGCATTCAGTTAAAGTGGCTCAGCTTAGAAGGCGTCTTATATATATCGGGAGCAGTGCTTTATGGTGTTCGGTTTCCAGAAAGACTTGCACCAGGATCATTCGATATTTGGGGTCATTCGCACCAGCTCTTTCATGTGTTGGTGGTAATTGCTGCGCTATGCCACCTAAGGGCTTTGCTTTCTTGCTACAAGAATGTTCACACCAACGCTTTATTTGTCTCGTTGTAG